TCAAAAGGTGTGATtgattctcttgcatgacaaCATGTGTCCCACATTTTGCTCAGAGAAAGGTAGAAATGCTCGAGAAGTTGGGTTGGGAGGTGTTGtcacatcctccttacagcccagacTTCACCCtgtctaattttcattttttcagccCACTCAAAGAAACGTGGCAAGAAGTTTGACAACAGCAAAGCAGTACATGAATGGGTCAAACAGCAAGGTTGATCACTAACTGTGATCAGTTCACAAAATGGTGGGACAAGTggtctaaatgttgctggagactaCGTTGACAAGTGgtgtaagtttcattgtcattgataaattgttttttctctacatcagttCATCTCGTTAATTTTTGAATGTCCCTtgttatcaaattatttacaacttgctccatatttgatttaatattagtttttaatgtttaaggAGTACCAACAACTTGTccttagttatattattttgaataactaTCGGTTATCTGAACAGTGTAGTATCAGTTggtattatgttaatttttcttaatataagtgTCAATTTACAATAGTCCTAGCCTACTATTATTCATCCAAaccaaataagataaaattattatcctaATTAATTTAACTCAGAAAGTTTATATTTGACATCTACCAATATAAAGTCTTTTTATAGATTGAGGAAAAATTATACTACACAGTAGATTAAGATGTCATGACCTTAAAATGTTGATTATGATCAAATTAGTGTTTCTCTGGTGATGTACAACCCATTGGAGAGTACTGTGTTCAAAATTACAGCTTTAACTAACATCCTTTTacctaaatatttaatgataagtaaTGTATCTTAATATTGTTTACTATGTTTACATATAAACGTATGTGTtcatttaactgtttattttcattaattattctatttaaatgtgttatttttagtGCAGAGGAAGAACTAATTGGTGTTCCAAAGCtgaaactgtttacaaaaaaagattgtatgctttgtgatgaatttaaattaaatgttcaagAGATTTTTAAAGACAATTTGTTAATAGAAACTGTAGATATAACAGATACTGAAAATAAACAGTATAGAAAACTGTACAGATATGAGATACCAGTTGCCTTTATTCATGGACAGtttgtttgtaaaaatagatTAGATGTAGATGCTGTCAAACGTAGATTAAACtgcttaaaatgtaataaaatataaattttattctgtactgcattttaatttttctgtttgaaattcagctgtaatatatttcttaagcaatttatattaattttcagctCATTAGACAACACATGTTGGCTAGTGtgctgtaaattaataaaattcgtcATAGTTAGATTTACCAGATTACATGTTTACAAAACAATTGATAATAGATTTACCAGTTTACAAAACAATTGATAATTAAACCAACCTAACAAATGTCCCGAGGAATGGAATTATTTGATACAAGGGCAAGGAAATGTTTTCTGTGATGTCTTCTAACTTGAACTCCTGTTGAGTTTTATCTAATACATGGCATCAAACAAAGCATAGCCAAAAACCAGGCTCTTCTGTGCAGGAAACACCCTTGCTGAACAGGGACATTACTTCTATATTAACATGCAGTCcactgtttgtttttaaaaaaaatattattatatgatgtTGTAAGAACTCATATGATCATCAATTGATGAACCAGTTAGAAATGCTTCTAGGGACATTTTGTCCATTGGGAATATCAATATTGTTTACCTTGGAACTATCTATTTTTGTCAAATATTGTTAAACAACCGACGGTATTGAAGGGCTTTTGATATTGTCTTGCAGAATgaaactttttatcaaaatttctgtCATCTATGAATAAATGAATGCTGTGAATCGAGTGATCTGGAATGGCAGGTAAAATCATATCTCACCTCTCTTAAGTGTTTCTCAAAGGTTCCTATGGTGATAATATAGGTTTAAACCATTCATGACAAGCTTACCAATAACATGATGCATTTCAGACAGATTGAACACAAAAGCAGACATACTGGAATAGGTTTATACTAGTCataactaatataaaacttattcagtTGCTGTAGAAGGacttttcattttagaatgaagcctttttcattttacaattttagttaACTACACCTGGACTCAAGCATAGACACACCTTGGACGTTGAAATGACTGAATGTAACCATTTAAGGAGTTTAAGAATATTTCAACAGAGCATAGATAACAAACTACAGTTTTTACTATCAATGAAATGTGCTTATGCTCTTAATGTAATCTTTTGCAGTGCATGCAGGTAGGAATCTGCTTTTTTGGGGCAATCCTCTATGGTGAATTGCAGAATTTTGCTTTATGAACAATTTTAGCAAAAACAATtgccatttttactgtatagttAATTATTGTGGCACAAACATttgaatcataaataataaaagtccTAGAAACAAGGAATGTTTGttgttggtttagtggtgaactcatcacaaatcggctgatttcgaagatgagaattctaaggttcaaatcctagtaaaggcagttacttttatacgcttttgaatactagatcatggatactggtgtttcagttaaccatacatctgaggaatggtcgaccttagactgtacaagactatacacttcatttacattcatacatatcttcctctgaagtattaccttacggtggtttcggagtcTAAACAAAAAGACAGGTACAGGTAGATGCTATATGGTACCTTGATTATAGGATCATACAGTActctataatctaaaaaaaaaataacttataatctGTGATCAGCTAAACATGTATTATAGAATACATGTTCAAGAAAatcaatcataataattttatacaggattaaTTAGCTGACTGAGATTGAACTTACAAAGAGTTCAATCACGActaactgaaattataaattttgcccTTAGGCTTTAAGGAAAACAAACTGTTgagttattatttgaaattacagCATCAACATAAAGCAGTAAAAATCCAGTGTTCAATTTGCAGTTTTATTACTGTGaaactagtaaatatataaataaatgaatggaaaATCACAAAGATGAAAAGATCAGTCCATGTAATCATGTGTTTATTAAATCTGgcctgtaaataaattattttgttgggATATTGTTGTAATTGCCAGTTGGTAAAGAAGGATTTTTACAAATTgcagatatttgtattttttttaccaacttttcaaagaaaagtacagtattactttcattCATATGATATGATAAGgttgtaaaattgaattttccttATGTTTTGAGgcatgaggagtacgaaaataccattcactaaaaatataatatcttacattattgtaggttttttattctggtgattcaaaaaggacttcataactttaaaagcatataaaaatttattgagataacttacaaatttggttgaggtctcatttcatagaaaatcaTCAAGCTTGTCAcctaacattcactttggttcaatgtggcttccatttgtaatgtgacatacatcccaccttaagttgatttcattccagactgttgCCAGCAAGTCGGGCTTTACCTCTGCTGCAGCAGCATTAATTCAACATTTCAGCATGTAGAGTTGGTACATAAACCCAATCTTTAATTAAACcccataagaaaatatttacagggtcaaatctggggagcaaggTTGGACCTTCAAGACCAATCCACCTACTtgggaatcaagtatcaagaaaatctcaacTTCTAGGTGGTACTGAAGTGGAGTTCTTGCTgatattttgatcatttttatctatttgagaaattacaaaattttgaagcatgttcagataaacaataccatttacATTGCCTTCTAGAAGAAGAACAGGCTGTACAGTCTTTATTTGCTTAGAGTACAAAAAACCTTAAGGCTATCATGAATGTGCTACAAAGTTTCTTGAGGGTTTTTGCTATCCCATATTTGGCAGTTACGGGTGTTCACTTTGCTACTGATGTGTAACaatgactcatcactaaaaactacattgttaaaaaatgtatcattgtctgcaattctatccatcactTCCATACAAAACTGCAGCTGAACAACTTTGTCATCAAATGTTGACAACCATGGTTCAACAAATAttgaaccatggttagtttgtatggcttgaAGGCAATCAAGCCATGTGTAATATGcgtcaaacagtcgtttgtggaatgccaatcTCACATGATGcaagtcgagttgatttcttcagttTATATGCAAAGCTTTCTTCGAGCTATTCTGCAGCAGCTTTAGGGAGATGtgggcatcctggtgattttgtatgttgtaATGGAACAACCTgtttcaacgaaggtttggtgccataaagtaaattgtatgcctaccaGGAGGCTCCTCACCATACTCTAGAAAAATTACATGGAACTGCAGTTTctgactgcaaattgtgaaaccaaaacacacagcaagcACATTTTACACCAGTAAAtacatccatttttaacaacgcTGATTGATAAATTCAGTACTATTGGACtatgtgagtcaaaacttgatgtggtTTGCTAttaaatgagacctcaaccaactctgtaagttatctaaataaatttttatatgcttttaaagttgtaaacTTCTTTTTGAATCAGTTGTTATATAtacaggcctatgtataaaatttgttgccTGAAAATCTGccaaactactaaatcaatttcattgaatctagatatgctatagtagagtatcttaatttatatgtctgaaaatttgatgaagattggttgactCATTCTTCAATTACACACAATTAAATGCTAATGACAATCacaatttgaaaatctttttcagtCGCATAGTGGGATTaggaaattagaaatatttttctacattgttAATTCAGTTGCATACTGAGCTCTTAACCCTTTTAAACAGACACCacagaaaattaatctaaaataaatgctACTAATTTGCCCCCAAAAAGTATTatggaagaaaatttatatttttctgaagattGAATCATTTTAAAGTATTGTCACATTTCATAATGGtgttcaaaaataaacaattaagtttattaactacttaatttattttattaataatatttaggtttaaaattgtaatatttattattcatattgctaaagttaaaaaaatattccactaattttatttaattttccctttGTATAACAAGTAAAGGAATTAATGAGTATTGGATATTCccttatgtttttacattttgttgaCAGTGTTTTaagtcttttattaaaaaattaataatatgagcATTAATCTCTATAACTGGATAGAGGATATGGATTGGAATTgttaaaatttgaagcataaactagcgctactaaatgagtggtagaactaaataaaatgaaactgcgcATCCGCTCAGGTAAGTTGGGATGATAAAACCATGTTTTAAACCGTTcaagtgttctgattttgtattttgaacactgatctctatgtaaattttaattatttaacttatttctgtttGTGTTGCGAAAATGACCGCTTTTGATTGTGTGGAGTAAAATAAACTATACAATCACGATTGTAATTGCGCAAGCGTACAgtagttttatttagttcccagcggCGCTGAAGTATGCTTCAGTATTGAACACTAAATTGTATTTTACGCTAAAGTCTCCTATCCAGTTACATAGCGATCAGTATATGACCCTGTTTTTTACTAATCTTTCGATACGAGTAATCGAATTTGTAATAAtcgagtaataaaatttttcgatACGAATTTTAGTTATCGATATAGCTCTTCAACGCCATTTTTGTCGTATTAAAGGTCGTTCTGGTaagtattttgcaattttttaaggGCTTCGggctttaaatatttgtaatactatgttgaaaagttatatcaaatttaaatcctataaaacgtgtttaaattttgtaagcattaaaatatttattaaacaatttttatggaaaattacattttatcggTTCTTTTTAATGCCTTAAGAGGTAGAAAAAAATTGCTCAttcatataatacatataaaactgGAAATTTATACCAGATTTTATGTCTCCCCACCCAATATTTGCATCAGCTCCTTAAACTGTCAGTGCTAGCTAGTGAATTTTATATGCACCTGCTTAATTCGCCTAACTAATCATGTAATGTACATATAAGTTGGTTGAAAAATTACCAAGTGACAAAAAATGTGTGTTAATTTGGTATGTTAAGTATGTATACAGTATTTTGAAAATCTATCTTGGATAAATAgcctcaataaaatatattttaattttttgcaacgTATTGCTGATAATGGTTTACCTAAAGCACTTTTTCACACTATTAATAGACTTTTCTGAATGTATGATCACAACTTTGTAAAGGTCACTGTAGTGCAAATTGTATTTGAAGCAGGATAAATTCATTTACTGTTTGAGAACCCTACCCATAAGAAATAGGAtaagatttcaaattttatcagttCAATGCTTCTGCGTTATTTTCTGTCCCTTCTACCATTTTGGTGTGGGAGATTTTTACAGTAGAAATAAGTTTGTTATCAAGTCAAAGGGAGAGCTCAAGCAGGTGAATCCTGTTCTTGCCCTTGGATTGCACGATGTCACATCTGACAAACTTGAATTAAATTTGTGCCTGACAGTCTTTCTTTAAAGACAGAATATATAGACCGAGAATATATAGGCTGCTATGTCTTTACATAGCAGCCTATATATTCTTACTGTTTAAAATAgccactttaatatttttatatctcctAATACCTTTTGTAGTTATTTGTCCTAGAAAGCATATATGTTTGCTTCATTCAGACATTTACACTTTTGATTATAATTTGAATTGTAGCTAATCCAGACtgattattttagattaaatggattaaaattttgttcattataataAGTTCAAGTGTGATTGtggtttacaaatataataaatacaaaagagattatattaatctttggttttatttttgtgcATTCACCTCAGCTATTATTACAGTGTATgcaaaaaactttacaatattttattcctaaatatgttatttattacaaaacacaGCTGACAgctgaaaaaattgaaactttagtCCTGTGGGAGAAGAACTACGAAGAatatatcatttacaattttataatgtttttggtAGAAATATCCCACAAAAATCTCAATTtgatatacacatatttttattttacttttagtgaagaatttttttaatgatttctaagGAAATTTGAGATTATTGAATATAGATTCGAAGGTGTCTTAGGAGATTTAAGAATACACTTTCCAGTATTTTTTACACTTAAGAAAGACGTTAAAGTTCAAAGCAAATTCATATGCACACACAACTTATCTATGTTTGCCAAGAAAAAGTAGCCCTACCAGAATATGTAATATTGAATAGAACATTAACATCCTAAGTTCACATACAGGACAGTAGCATGGAAAATTAGAACAAAGGAAGGGGACATACATTCCTATGTAAGAACTCCCATCCCACAACTCACGGGAGTTGTCTGCTGAGATTGTGAAGGAGAGGTGTGTTATGAGAGGCTTTAGTGATGAACCCTAAGCAAGTGAATATTGTAGTTGTAGATATGAACCAGTTCTTTGAAGGAAACACAGGATTTATTCTATAAGCATTTCTTGATCTCCCTGCCCCAGCTAAATGGAGTGTTCAGCAATTGGTTGAGAGTTTTTAAGAAATGCCACCAAACTGGATCTGTTGTAAATGCGCCAAAAAACAGGGTGCCATTTCTCTCCACTCCTGAACTTTGTGCACACGTTTCTTAAGTAATGCTTTGTAGTTCTAAATAAGTGTAATAATCACAAAAGGTTGGGATGATATGGCTGCAGATTGGACCCATTTATGTTTATCATGTCAGACAAGGCATGATTTCATTCATCAGAAAATCGGAACCTCATACATGAGGTACCCTTACATGACCAGAAGGTGAGTTGGTGTGCTGTGATGTCTACCTGACTATTTTTGATAAAAGCTGACAGAATTAGAATGTGAAAACTGCTTTTTTCAAGCAAGATAAAACGACCAGTAAGTATTCTGAAACTCTAATTCTTGACCAGTCTTTTTCTTTGACAAAAACTTGGCATCAAATTGAtcattttgtctttttcttttatgtaatcaCTTCCAAGTTCAATTCTCCAAATCAGGCCTTTaggtcaattacaatcaaaagaataaacatttatttaatctgaaaaattatctatgtTGTTtgccatatttaaaaataaatatatatacttaaagcATAGGaacattaaagtttaattttgaacaaGAATTGGATGTAGTTACTAGGtgcaaaatatcaaaatttttaatatgatatgcAAACACTGCTGGTGAATTTACATGAAATGACTTCATATTTGATATCTGAAAGCAATTGAGacttttaacaaacaaaacattgtaaaaggTAATTGACTGCAGTTAACTGCTGGAAAACAGATTTGTAAATGTCCATTGTATGAATTACTTAGGATAATTGAATAATacaattagataattttatttaaatttgtttttaattttgataaagttgagagttttttaatttataaaaaaaaaagttgatttgtataattttttttatagattcaatTCAGCTAACATTAAAATGGCTGCCCCAGGTGACATTGACGAAACGCAGTTTAAAGGACTCAGTAAAATATTCAACAGTCACACTGACAGAGGAAgaataaatgtaagaatttaaatacactatttaatagtaaaatgttttagCAGACTGTAGGCCAGCATCCTCATCTTGTGGGCAAGAGATATCTTTTGatca
This DNA window, taken from Lycorma delicatula isolate Av1 chromosome 7, ASM4794821v1, whole genome shotgun sequence, encodes the following:
- the LOC142327654 gene encoding ATP synthase F(0) complex subunit k, mitochondrial-like, which translates into the protein MAAPGDIDETQFKGLSKIFNSHTDRGRINFSKLTYAVCAGLALYFYLKPKKK